From a region of the Deinobacterium chartae genome:
- a CDS encoding FAD-binding oxidoreductase, with product MSEQTLTLTPEVLSVFEASLEGRVILPESEVYEDARGIWNAAIDRRPALIVCAASARDVAHAVTFARQQGLQIAVRSGGHSPVGFSVCEGGMVIDLSGLRNIEIDPFTRRARIEPGLTWLEVAAAAHPHGLAITSGDVGSVGVGGLLTGGGIGWMVRKEGLTIDQLEAVEMVLASGEIVRASRTEHPDLFWAVRGGGGNFGIVTAFELRMHDGGNILGGVVFFDASQGGAEMLEAYVRHAESAPDGLTTQAVLMAIPPLPFVPQEYHFKPGLAILVCFSGDLEEGERALAPLRTLGTPLADLIGPMPYPAIFALTEEGSARGMRHHTWNGFLNTFDGEVARNLVDAALEVAHPGMMVQLRVLGGQMARVSETETAFPFRNRPYLLMVSNSGPDATTDALRAGATERLWSSVQAQTSGAYLNFLGLGDRLDPAWHYPEATLQRLAAVKGQYDPENVFRNNLNIAPKRNVPELI from the coding sequence ATGAGTGAGCAAACCCTGACCCTGACCCCCGAAGTTCTCAGCGTTTTCGAAGCGTCCCTCGAGGGACGCGTGATCCTCCCCGAGTCCGAGGTGTACGAGGATGCGCGCGGCATATGGAACGCCGCGATCGACCGTCGCCCCGCGCTGATCGTGTGCGCTGCCAGCGCTCGTGATGTGGCCCATGCCGTGACCTTTGCCCGCCAGCAGGGCTTGCAGATCGCCGTGCGCAGCGGCGGCCACTCGCCCGTGGGCTTCAGCGTCTGCGAGGGCGGCATGGTGATTGACCTCAGCGGCCTGCGCAACATCGAGATCGATCCTTTTACCCGCCGCGCGCGCATCGAGCCCGGACTGACCTGGCTGGAGGTGGCTGCCGCCGCGCATCCGCACGGCCTCGCCATCACCTCGGGCGACGTGGGCAGCGTGGGCGTGGGCGGCCTGCTCACCGGCGGCGGCATCGGCTGGATGGTCCGCAAGGAAGGCCTCACCATCGACCAGCTCGAGGCGGTCGAGATGGTCCTGGCTTCCGGCGAGATCGTGCGGGCCAGCCGTACCGAGCACCCGGACCTGTTCTGGGCGGTGCGCGGCGGCGGCGGCAACTTCGGCATCGTGACGGCCTTCGAGCTGCGCATGCACGACGGCGGCAACATCTTGGGCGGCGTGGTGTTCTTTGACGCCTCGCAGGGTGGAGCCGAGATGCTCGAGGCTTACGTGCGCCATGCCGAGAGCGCACCGGACGGGCTCACCACCCAGGCGGTTCTGATGGCGATCCCGCCGCTGCCCTTCGTGCCGCAGGAGTACCACTTCAAGCCCGGACTGGCCATTTTGGTGTGCTTCAGCGGTGACCTCGAGGAGGGCGAGCGCGCGCTGGCTCCGCTGCGCACGCTGGGCACGCCGCTGGCCGATCTGATCGGACCGATGCCCTACCCGGCGATCTTCGCGCTGACCGAGGAGGGTAGCGCGCGTGGCATGCGCCATCACACCTGGAACGGGTTCCTGAACACCTTCGACGGCGAGGTGGCCCGCAACCTGGTGGACGCTGCGCTCGAGGTCGCGCATCCGGGCATGATGGTGCAACTGCGCGTTCTGGGCGGTCAGATGGCCCGCGTGTCCGAGACGGAGACCGCATTTCCGTTCCGCAACCGTCCGTACCTGCTGATGGTCAGCAACTCCGGGCCCGACGCCACCACCGACGCGCTGCGCGCGGGCGCGACCGAGCGCCTCTGGTCCAGCGTGCAGGCGCAGACCTCCGGCGCTTACCTGAACTTCCTGGGCTTAGGCGACCGCCTCGATCCGGCGTGGCACTACCCTGAGGCGACCCTGCAGCGTCTGGCAGCGGTCAAGGGCCAGTACGACCCCGAGAACGTGTTCCGCAACAATTTGAACATCGCTCCCAAGCGCAACGTGCCCGAACTGATCTGA
- a CDS encoding sensor histidine kinase — translation MVFPATTDARPRSVNPSNTMPDDQNLPGAQPPHPDPQQRVQALEAELQAGQQRAVTFFSEAPAPYLLLDVQGRIVDINAVGCGLLERTRETLLDKRLDQFLTPPSQATLTLLLQQVFEDSLRHQGEVQLIRPDQAPCKLRLDLAPHRVGSGFEHCLVIATDITAYQQAHQSLLDANTAQEQRLQEQALKLRLLNQELENTVVTFIQQLHLPVARVINFLSQLRAVIGEQPQQVTRPLLNTERATQQIIALLASIDRFMQMRRMRVTVRPVDLNMVLGEILKNAQPLLLDRNVSITSDHLPTVQGDSRALYVVLDEYIANALKFTKAREAARIHVRVQETDSEYRIGVEDNGVGFNMRHKDKLFQVFGRLHPSTAYEGTGIGLVTVRRTCERFGGRVWAEGQVDQGATFWFAWPKEPDLLEV, via the coding sequence TTGGTTTTCCCGGCCACCACCGACGCCCGACCCCGTTCAGTCAACCCCTCGAACACCATGCCCGACGACCAGAACCTTCCTGGAGCGCAACCTCCGCACCCCGATCCGCAGCAGCGCGTGCAGGCCCTGGAAGCCGAGCTCCAGGCCGGCCAGCAGCGGGCCGTGACGTTTTTCAGCGAAGCTCCCGCTCCCTACCTGCTGCTCGATGTGCAGGGCCGGATCGTGGACATCAACGCCGTGGGCTGCGGATTGCTGGAACGCACACGTGAAACGCTGCTGGACAAGCGGCTGGACCAGTTCCTGACACCGCCCTCGCAGGCAACGCTCACCCTGCTGCTGCAGCAGGTGTTCGAGGACTCGCTGCGGCACCAGGGAGAAGTTCAGCTGATCCGTCCGGACCAGGCACCCTGCAAGCTGCGGCTGGACCTGGCACCGCACCGGGTGGGCAGCGGGTTCGAGCACTGCCTGGTCATCGCGACGGACATCACGGCCTACCAGCAGGCACACCAGAGCCTGCTGGACGCGAACACGGCCCAGGAGCAGCGGCTTCAGGAGCAGGCGCTGAAATTACGGCTGCTCAACCAGGAACTGGAAAACACCGTCGTCACGTTTATCCAGCAGCTCCACCTCCCGGTGGCACGGGTCATCAACTTCCTGAGCCAGTTGCGCGCGGTCATCGGCGAACAGCCGCAGCAGGTCACCCGGCCCCTGCTGAACACCGAACGGGCCACCCAGCAGATCATCGCGCTGCTCGCCTCGATAGACCGCTTCATGCAGATGCGGCGGATGCGGGTCACGGTGCGCCCGGTAGACCTGAACATGGTGCTGGGCGAGATTCTCAAGAACGCGCAACCGCTCCTGCTCGACCGGAACGTCAGCATCACCAGCGACCACCTCCCGACCGTTCAGGGAGACAGCCGGGCGCTGTACGTGGTCCTAGACGAGTACATCGCGAACGCCCTGAAGTTCACCAAGGCGCGCGAAGCGGCCCGCATCCACGTCCGGGTGCAGGAAACGGATTCGGAGTACCGGATCGGGGTGGAGGACAACGGCGTAGGCTTCAACATGCGCCATAAGGACAAGCTGTTCCAGGTCTTCGGACGCCTGCACCCCTCCACGGCATACGAGGGAACAGGCATCGGACTGGTGACCGTCCGCCGCACCTGCGAACGTTTCGGCGGCCGGGTGTGGGCCGAGGGGCAGGTGGACCAGGGTGCCACCTTCTGGTTCGCCTGGCCCAAAGAACCCGACCTGCTCGAGGTCTGA
- a CDS encoding glycosyl hydrolase family 18 protein, producing the protein MKKILWGCLPLLTAALAACGSSPEVRQDLLPTPSAAVTASSATSQTVQVGHFEVTYAVTSDWGSGFMGSITIKNNGPLVNGWKLEWTYAGDQKIAGMWNGVPTQNGQKVSVANASYNAQLYTGDSVTIGFQGEYSGTNTVPTVFTLNGVSNGQPGGEEPPPPPPPGGTWVMGYYVGYHHDKYPLEAVNWQAMTHVAVGRLMPYADGTISTDFDIDWYNGPRWAKSVVDRAHANNRKTILMLGGAGTRGGFVGAASPQNRSTFVTNILKVVDQYGFDGVDLDWEPVEAEDQEPLRALAEELRARRPGLLLTLPVNYVNTTWSDLDLPYYASIAPLFDRVNIMSYAMNGVYDSWHSWHSSALTGSTRNTPTSVETSVDAYINAGIEPGKLGVGIGFFGSCYSGVTGPNQFSDSMKLVADDNDMSYTNIMSSYYSEAVKRWDDRAKVPYLSSEVPLGPKGCNFVSYEDPQSIALKGEFVRSRGLGGAIIWNINEGYLPTAPAGSRDPLMDAVKQAFLQ; encoded by the coding sequence ATGAAAAAAATACTCTGGGGCTGCCTGCCCCTGCTGACCGCTGCGCTGGCAGCCTGCGGCAGCTCACCCGAAGTGCGCCAGGATCTGCTGCCGACGCCGTCTGCTGCGGTCACTGCTTCCAGCGCCACCTCCCAAACGGTTCAGGTAGGACACTTTGAGGTGACCTACGCGGTGACGAGCGACTGGGGCAGCGGATTTATGGGCTCGATCACCATCAAGAACAACGGTCCGCTGGTCAACGGCTGGAAGCTGGAGTGGACCTACGCCGGCGACCAGAAGATCGCCGGGATGTGGAACGGCGTTCCGACCCAAAACGGCCAGAAAGTCAGCGTTGCCAACGCCTCGTACAACGCCCAGCTGTACACCGGTGACAGCGTGACCATCGGCTTCCAGGGAGAATACAGTGGAACGAACACGGTTCCCACGGTGTTCACGCTCAACGGGGTGAGCAACGGCCAGCCCGGCGGCGAAGAGCCGCCGCCGCCGCCGCCGCCCGGTGGCACCTGGGTCATGGGCTACTACGTCGGCTATCACCACGACAAGTACCCCCTCGAGGCGGTGAACTGGCAGGCCATGACCCATGTTGCGGTGGGCCGCCTGATGCCCTACGCGGACGGCACCATCAGCACCGATTTTGACATCGACTGGTACAACGGCCCACGCTGGGCCAAGTCGGTGGTGGATCGCGCGCACGCGAACAACCGCAAAACCATCCTGATGCTGGGCGGGGCGGGAACGCGGGGCGGCTTCGTCGGAGCCGCGTCGCCGCAGAACCGCTCGACGTTCGTGACCAACATCCTCAAGGTGGTTGACCAGTACGGCTTTGACGGCGTGGACCTCGACTGGGAACCGGTCGAAGCCGAGGACCAAGAACCCCTGCGCGCGCTGGCCGAGGAACTGCGAGCCCGCCGCCCCGGCCTGCTCCTGACCCTGCCGGTCAATTACGTCAACACCACCTGGTCCGACCTGGACCTGCCCTACTACGCCAGCATCGCGCCGCTCTTTGACCGGGTCAACATCATGAGCTACGCCATGAACGGCGTGTACGACAGTTGGCACTCGTGGCACTCGAGCGCGCTGACGGGCTCGACGCGCAACACGCCCACCAGCGTGGAGACCAGCGTGGACGCCTATATCAACGCGGGCATCGAGCCGGGCAAGCTCGGTGTGGGAATCGGCTTCTTCGGCAGCTGCTACAGCGGAGTGACCGGCCCCAACCAGTTCTCGGACAGCATGAAGCTGGTGGCCGACGACAACGACATGAGCTACACCAACATCATGTCGTCTTACTACAGCGAGGCCGTCAAGCGCTGGGATGATCGGGCCAAGGTGCCTTATCTCAGCTCCGAGGTGCCGCTGGGACCGAAGGGATGCAACTTCGTGTCCTACGAGGACCCGCAGAGCATCGCGCTCAAAGGCGAGTTCGTGCGCAGCAGGGGCCTGGGCGGAGCCATCATCTGGAACATCAACGAGGGCTACTTGCCCACCGCTCCGGCGGGCAGCCGTGATCCGCTGATGGACGCGGTCAAGCAGGCCTTCTTGCAGTAA
- a CDS encoding zinc-dependent metalloprotease, which produces MISRRFSTLFLTALLATAAVAQPAQPAPAAQQGPPSYTQILEGAQTQPGLLKVHLRAGHYLLEIPADMFGQNLLWHAELAAVPDGVASPGAQIASRVIRFERRGNVVDIRDLSAALDTRAAGSENDPPENDGMLPDHELDPADLAVSEASVPPILLSVEQIAQAPDGAALIDASRLFRGDVPDFSPQDELEEAFYPVAGIDPDRSYIERIVAHPNQVAANTVVTYRLQRTQPSAATVEIRHTLTALPAQPMHPRAFDPRVGYFPVTYLEAGSSREQGTVERTLITRYRLEKKDPSAALSEPVKPIVYYISPEVPVKWRSYMKQGIEDWNRAFEAAGFKNAIRAEDPPSTPDWNPADTRVSVIRWLAQPVENAMGPSIIDPRSGEILAAHVLIYEDVLKLAQSLYYLLASPNDPQARTLPLSDEKIGQMLRYIVSHEVGHTLGLRHNHRASQALSTEQLRDPASADRFGPVASIMSYGRINYVAQPGDGVKRLIAEIGPYDLFAIRWGYTPLDAATERATLERWLDEAGRDPLLAFGGEDDASVVDPTVLTENIGSDRIEAARLGLMNLERSLGALHGAVPNDRSGIELLRSTYTSALRLREGWLAAASKEIGGVVEHRTLRARETQFTRVPVARQREALRFVLSQLKASQTFLPATVLNTYAPIGASDEFVRSQRRLLMRLLSGQVYGQLSDAALLGENAWSLSDYLTELQSGLFEELGQPSVRIDPLRRDLQRLYLATLQDQLAAYNEPVPDSVVRRVQAQTGMSAAVIRLSLSSGQGTDLRAAVRVALGQLGPRLEQAVANSADSTTRAHLEDLRGVLAELPGQ; this is translated from the coding sequence ATGATCTCACGCCGCTTTTCCACCCTGTTTCTGACCGCCCTGCTCGCCACCGCCGCGGTCGCGCAACCTGCCCAGCCCGCTCCCGCCGCGCAGCAGGGACCCCCCTCGTACACCCAGATCCTCGAGGGCGCCCAAACGCAGCCCGGTCTGCTCAAGGTTCATCTGCGCGCAGGCCACTACCTGCTCGAGATTCCCGCCGACATGTTCGGGCAGAACCTGCTGTGGCACGCCGAGCTCGCTGCGGTACCGGACGGCGTGGCCTCGCCGGGTGCGCAGATCGCCAGCCGGGTCATCCGTTTCGAGCGGCGCGGCAACGTGGTGGATATCCGCGACCTCAGCGCGGCGCTCGATACCCGTGCTGCGGGCTCCGAAAACGATCCGCCCGAAAACGACGGCATGCTGCCGGACCACGAACTGGACCCGGCCGACCTGGCCGTCTCCGAAGCCAGCGTGCCCCCCATCTTGCTGAGCGTCGAGCAAATCGCGCAGGCCCCAGACGGTGCGGCCCTGATCGATGCCTCGAGGCTGTTCCGGGGCGACGTTCCTGACTTCAGCCCTCAAGACGAGCTCGAGGAGGCCTTCTACCCGGTGGCGGGCATTGACCCGGACCGCAGCTACATCGAACGCATCGTCGCCCACCCGAATCAGGTGGCGGCCAATACGGTGGTCACCTACCGGCTGCAGCGCACGCAGCCCAGCGCGGCCACGGTCGAGATCCGCCACACGCTCACGGCGCTGCCCGCCCAGCCCATGCATCCCCGCGCCTTCGATCCCCGGGTCGGCTACTTCCCGGTCACCTACCTCGAGGCGGGCTCGAGCCGCGAACAGGGCACGGTCGAGCGTACGCTGATCACCCGCTACCGGCTCGAGAAGAAAGACCCGTCGGCCGCGCTGTCCGAACCGGTCAAGCCGATCGTGTACTACATCAGCCCCGAAGTGCCGGTCAAGTGGCGCAGCTACATGAAGCAGGGCATCGAGGACTGGAACAGGGCTTTCGAGGCCGCCGGCTTCAAAAACGCCATCCGCGCCGAGGACCCGCCCAGCACGCCGGACTGGAACCCGGCCGACACCCGCGTTTCGGTGATCCGCTGGCTGGCCCAGCCCGTAGAGAACGCGATGGGCCCTTCGATCATAGATCCGCGTTCCGGCGAGATCCTGGCGGCCCACGTACTGATCTACGAGGACGTCCTGAAGCTGGCGCAGTCGCTGTACTACCTCCTGGCCTCCCCCAACGACCCGCAGGCAAGGACCCTGCCGCTGTCCGACGAGAAAATCGGGCAGATGCTGCGCTACATCGTGTCGCACGAGGTAGGTCATACCCTGGGGCTGCGGCACAACCACCGCGCCAGTCAGGCGCTCAGCACCGAACAGTTGCGCGATCCGGCCAGCGCGGACCGCTTCGGCCCGGTTGCCTCCATCATGTCGTACGGCCGGATCAACTACGTCGCGCAGCCGGGTGACGGCGTGAAACGCCTGATCGCCGAGATCGGACCGTACGACCTGTTCGCGATTCGCTGGGGCTACACCCCGCTCGATGCGGCCACCGAACGCGCCACCCTCGAGCGCTGGCTCGACGAGGCCGGACGCGACCCCCTGCTGGCCTTTGGCGGCGAAGACGATGCCTCGGTGGTCGACCCGACCGTGCTGACCGAGAACATCGGCAGCGACCGTATCGAAGCCGCGCGGTTGGGCCTGATGAACCTCGAGCGGTCCCTGGGAGCGCTCCATGGCGCCGTACCCAACGACCGTAGCGGCATCGAGCTGCTCCGGAGCACCTACACCTCCGCGCTTCGGCTGCGCGAGGGCTGGCTGGCTGCGGCGAGCAAGGAAATCGGCGGGGTGGTCGAACACCGCACGCTGCGCGCCCGGGAAACGCAGTTCACCCGAGTACCGGTCGCGCGCCAGCGCGAAGCCCTGCGTTTTGTACTCTCGCAGCTCAAGGCTTCTCAAACTTTCTTGCCCGCCACGGTGCTCAACACCTACGCGCCCATCGGGGCCAGCGACGAGTTCGTGCGCAGCCAGCGGCGGCTGCTGATGCGGCTGCTCAGCGGTCAGGTCTACGGCCAGCTCAGCGACGCGGCCCTGCTGGGCGAGAACGCCTGGAGCCTGAGCGACTACCTGACCGAACTGCAGTCCGGCCTGTTCGAGGAACTGGGCCAGCCCTCGGTGCGCATCGATCCGCTGCGCCGCGACCTGCAGCGGCTGTACCTCGCCACCTTGCAAGACCAGCTCGCGGCCTACAACGAACCCGTACCCGACAGCGTGGTGCGCCGCGTCCAGGCCCAAACCGGCATGAGTGCCGCGGTCATACGGCTGAGCCTCTCGAGCGGTCAGGGTACGGACCTGCGCGCCGCCGTCCGCGTCGCCCTGGGGCAGCTCGGCCCCCGGCTGGAACAGGCGGTTGCCAACAGCGCCGACAGCACCACCCGCGCACACCTCGAGGACCTGCGCGGCGTTCTCGCGGAACTTCCGGGGCAGTAA
- a CDS encoding single-stranded DNA-binding protein: MTLRVEFVTDLGARVSLEVQNENELLEVQRRYGRLGWYSGDVPPGGFQFPLDNEPDFDWALLGGRKFKNDEGEDCVWCRGAVYKRRELAAVDTKKLRLPAAVKYSRGARPGDPDYLREKSDGEIEYVTLAIFRGGRRNEAYATRTARPESLPAGNSGAAARRPTPSRY; this comes from the coding sequence ATGACCCTGCGTGTAGAATTCGTAACCGACCTGGGCGCCCGCGTCAGCCTCGAGGTACAGAACGAGAACGAACTCCTCGAGGTCCAGCGCCGTTACGGCCGCCTCGGCTGGTACTCCGGCGACGTGCCGCCCGGCGGCTTCCAGTTCCCGCTCGACAACGAGCCCGATTTTGACTGGGCCCTGCTCGGCGGGCGCAAGTTCAAAAACGATGAGGGCGAGGACTGCGTGTGGTGTCGTGGCGCGGTGTACAAGCGCCGTGAACTGGCCGCCGTGGACACCAAAAAGCTGCGCCTGCCCGCCGCCGTGAAGTACTCGAGGGGTGCGCGTCCCGGTGACCCGGACTACCTGCGCGAGAAGTCCGACGGTGAGATCGAGTACGTGACCCTGGCGATCTTCCGCGGCGGACGCCGCAACGAGGCCTACGCCACGCGCACGGCCCGTCCCGAGAGCCTCCCGGCCGGAAACAGCGGCGCTGCGGCACGCAGGCCCACTCCCTCGAGGTACTGA
- a CDS encoding helix-turn-helix domain-containing protein, with amino-acid sequence MDDLMTLEEAARALCVSESRVMRLVRTHKLEAVRHGRLTLVKRESVAARATTRPHPPQAMAAYHLAGRALAYYRNGVPLSMPREMYVTPDQQADLEAREWLAREITALALDLLSAVNTHHYERIDALLTRWQAVLDEYEFRRPSGLGGVDLEVLTPEAGDPDL; translated from the coding sequence ATGGACGACCTGATGACCCTCGAGGAGGCCGCCCGGGCCCTGTGCGTCAGCGAGTCGCGGGTGATGCGGCTGGTGCGCACCCACAAGCTCGAGGCGGTACGGCACGGCCGCCTGACCCTGGTCAAGCGTGAGAGCGTCGCGGCCCGCGCCACCACGCGACCGCACCCGCCGCAGGCGATGGCCGCCTACCACCTCGCGGGCCGCGCGCTGGCCTACTACCGCAACGGCGTGCCGCTGAGCATGCCGCGCGAGATGTACGTGACCCCCGACCAACAGGCCGACCTCGAGGCGCGCGAGTGGCTGGCCCGCGAGATCACCGCACTCGCGCTGGACCTGCTGAGCGCGGTGAACACCCACCACTACGAGCGCATCGATGCGCTGCTCACCCGCTGGCAGGCGGTGCTCGACGAGTACGAGTTTCGTCGCCCTTCCGGCCTGGGCGGGGTGGACCTCGAGGTGCTCACGCCCGAAGCGGGCGACCCGGATTTGTAG
- a CDS encoding RidA family protein: protein MTSQNPHLRFVNPPALGQAPGYTHVVEASGGRSVYISGQVALDGQGQVVGPGDWTAQTERVFENLRTALESVGLDFGSVVKLTLFLTDFDHISAVREVRDRYVNTAAPPASSAVQVVRLFRPELLIEVEAVAVAPA, encoded by the coding sequence ATGACCTCCCAAAACCCGCATCTGCGTTTCGTGAATCCGCCCGCGTTGGGTCAGGCACCCGGCTACACCCACGTAGTAGAGGCCAGCGGCGGCCGCAGCGTTTACATCTCCGGGCAGGTCGCCTTGGACGGCCAGGGGCAGGTCGTGGGCCCCGGCGACTGGACCGCGCAGACCGAGCGGGTCTTTGAGAACCTGCGTACCGCCCTCGAGTCGGTCGGGCTGGATTTCGGCTCGGTGGTGAAACTGACGCTTTTCCTGACCGACTTTGATCACATCTCGGCGGTGCGCGAGGTGCGCGACCGTTACGTGAACACAGCGGCTCCTCCGGCCAGCAGCGCGGTGCAGGTGGTGCGCCTGTTCCGGCCCGAACTGCTGATCGAGGTGGAAGCGGTCGCGGTCGCTCCCGCCTGA
- a CDS encoding HXXEE domain-containing protein, which yields MLPEMPALPDFNVALWLFAAAVTAHNLEEALWLPAWSRRHAVRLAPPVGDAEFRLAVTVLTLLLYVLAGWATRSGPLSVAAYLACGYAFAMAGNALVPHAAGSVLLRTPMPGVLSGLLLVLPSSLLVLRAALEERWVLPGPLAWSAPLCALALLASLPALFALGRRILRARPQTAVRPRSKRL from the coding sequence TTGCTGCCCGAGATGCCCGCCCTGCCCGATTTCAACGTTGCTCTGTGGCTCTTTGCCGCTGCCGTCACCGCGCACAACCTCGAGGAGGCCCTGTGGCTCCCCGCCTGGTCGCGCCGTCATGCCGTGCGCCTGGCGCCCCCGGTGGGAGACGCGGAATTCCGGCTGGCGGTCACGGTGCTGACGCTGCTGCTGTACGTCCTGGCCGGGTGGGCCACGCGGAGCGGGCCGCTCAGCGTGGCGGCGTACCTGGCTTGCGGCTACGCCTTCGCCATGGCAGGCAACGCCCTGGTGCCGCACGCGGCGGGCAGCGTGCTGCTGCGCACGCCGATGCCGGGAGTCTTGAGCGGCCTGCTGCTGGTGCTCCCCTCGAGCCTGCTGGTGCTGCGCGCGGCCCTCGAGGAGCGCTGGGTCCTGCCGGGTCCGCTGGCCTGGAGCGCGCCGCTGTGCGCTCTGGCCCTGCTGGCCTCGCTGCCCGCCCTGTTCGCGCTGGGACGCCGCATCCTGCGGGCGCGACCCCAAACCGCCGTCCGCCCGCGCAGCAAGCGGTTATGA
- a CDS encoding YdeI/OmpD-associated family protein — protein MSKTGPAYPTVYAPDREAWRTWLAEHHALEPGALLVYYKKGSEQPSVTYPEAVQEALCFGWIDTTRRALDAARFVQVFVPRRPTSTWSRLNKTYVEELIRAGRMTPAGLRAIEVAQHNGAWHALEAGESLIVPPDLTAALEANPVARGHFEAFPPSVRKYILTWIHAAKRPETRQKRVEQTVQLAAQNIRARGNRP, from the coding sequence ATGTCCAAAACCGGGCCCGCATACCCCACGGTTTACGCCCCCGACCGCGAGGCGTGGCGCACCTGGCTGGCCGAGCATCACGCCCTCGAGCCGGGAGCGCTGCTGGTGTACTACAAAAAAGGCAGCGAACAGCCCAGCGTGACTTACCCCGAGGCGGTGCAAGAAGCCCTGTGCTTCGGCTGGATCGACACCACCCGCCGCGCCCTGGACGCGGCGCGCTTCGTGCAGGTTTTCGTGCCGCGCAGGCCGACGAGCACCTGGTCCCGGCTCAACAAGACCTACGTCGAGGAACTGATCCGCGCGGGCCGCATGACCCCGGCCGGACTCCGGGCCATCGAGGTGGCCCAGCACAACGGTGCTTGGCATGCCCTCGAGGCGGGCGAGAGCCTGATCGTTCCGCCCGACCTGACCGCAGCCCTCGAGGCCAACCCGGTCGCGCGCGGGCATTTCGAGGCTTTTCCGCCCTCGGTCCGCAAGTACATCCTGACCTGGATTCACGCGGCCAAGCGGCCCGAAACCCGCCAGAAACGCGTCGAGCAAACCGTGCAGCTCGCCGCGCAGAACATCCGGGCGCGCGGCAACCGCCCGTAG